One stretch of Methyloversatilis sp. RAC08 DNA includes these proteins:
- a CDS encoding endonuclease/exonuclease/phosphatase family protein, producing MTTDLRICTWNIHKGFSQFNRRMVIHELRDRLRYLSSDLVFLQEVQGQHHGHALRHADWPIEPQYEFLADEMWPATAYGRNAVYDHGHHGNAILSRHPISQTDNHDMSAHRFEQRGLLHCVIEPVPGRRVHALCVHLGLTARGRAQQYAMLAEHVNSTIPAAEALIVAGDFNDWHNRAEGQWADALGLQEAHSLFHGRPARSYPAAFPLLRLDRIYVRGLDVGEVKLHAGRPWSRISDHAALTARLSLTAS from the coding sequence ATGACGACAGACCTTCGCATCTGCACCTGGAACATCCACAAGGGCTTTTCGCAGTTCAACCGCCGCATGGTGATCCACGAACTGCGCGACCGCCTGCGCTACCTGTCGTCGGATCTGGTGTTCCTGCAGGAGGTGCAGGGTCAGCACCACGGGCATGCGCTGCGCCACGCCGACTGGCCGATCGAGCCGCAGTACGAATTCCTGGCCGATGAAATGTGGCCGGCGACCGCCTACGGCCGCAATGCGGTGTATGACCACGGCCACCATGGCAACGCCATCCTGTCGCGCCACCCGATCTCGCAGACCGACAACCACGACATGTCGGCACACCGCTTCGAACAGCGCGGTCTGCTGCATTGCGTGATCGAACCGGTGCCCGGCCGGCGCGTGCACGCGCTGTGCGTGCATCTGGGCCTGACCGCACGCGGCCGGGCCCAGCAATACGCCATGCTGGCCGAGCACGTGAATTCGACCATACCCGCCGCCGAAGCCTTGATCGTGGCCGGCGATTTCAATGACTGGCACAACCGTGCCGAAGGCCAGTGGGCCGATGCACTTGGCCTGCAGGAGGCGCACAGCCTGTTCCACGGCCGCCCCGCGCGCAGCTATCCGGCGGCCTTTCCGCTGCTGCGGCTGGACCGCATCTATGTGCGCGGACTCGACGTGGGCGAAGTGAAGCTGCATGCAGGCCGACCCTGGTCGCGCATTTCCGATCATGCGGCGCTGACCGCGCGACTGTCGCTGACTGCATCGTGA
- the clsB gene encoding cardiolipin synthase ClsB, with product MSRFLPGNDIRLLVCGEQYFPALEAAIDLARHEIFLETYIFADDSIGERIAAALARAARRGVRVRILVDGFGAREFETTHRVALETAGAHTLIFRPDISWVTLRRNRLRRMHRKLAVIDASTGFAGGINIIDDMHTPGHTPPRFDFAVQVRGPLVARMHAECQKLWERVAWATLQFRPRLPRLREYANRQAGQIRATLLVRDNLRHRRDIEDAYLEAINGARSDIIIANAYFLPGRRFRQALVRAAERGVTVTLILQGRVEYLLMHYASQALYGALLSKGVRIVEYRRSFMHAKAAVVDDDWATVGSSNIDPFSLMLAREANVVVSDAGFTRELRQKLLQAASHGGRELRHRQWKNRPMTERVLRWMAYGMVRVMIGLAGDLLARRRAGRDTRHNL from the coding sequence ATGAGTCGATTCCTGCCTGGCAACGACATCCGCCTGCTGGTGTGCGGCGAACAGTACTTTCCTGCGCTGGAAGCGGCGATCGATCTCGCGCGCCATGAAATCTTTCTGGAAACCTACATCTTTGCCGACGACAGCATCGGCGAGCGCATCGCCGCCGCCCTTGCGCGGGCCGCACGACGCGGCGTGCGCGTGCGCATTTTGGTCGACGGCTTCGGCGCGCGCGAATTCGAAACCACGCACCGGGTGGCGCTGGAGACCGCCGGCGCGCATACGCTGATCTTCCGCCCCGACATCAGCTGGGTCACGCTGCGCCGCAACCGGCTGCGCCGCATGCACCGCAAGCTCGCCGTCATCGACGCAAGCACCGGCTTTGCCGGCGGCATCAACATCATTGATGACATGCACACCCCCGGTCACACACCGCCGCGCTTCGATTTTGCGGTTCAGGTGCGCGGGCCGCTGGTGGCGCGCATGCATGCCGAATGCCAGAAGCTTTGGGAACGCGTGGCCTGGGCGACGCTGCAGTTCAGGCCACGTCTGCCGCGCCTGCGGGAGTATGCCAACCGGCAGGCCGGACAGATCCGCGCCACGCTGCTGGTGCGCGACAACCTGCGACACCGGCGCGATATCGAGGACGCCTATCTCGAGGCGATCAACGGGGCGCGCAGCGACATCATCATCGCCAATGCCTACTTCCTGCCGGGCCGGCGCTTCCGCCAGGCGCTCGTGCGGGCGGCGGAACGCGGCGTGACGGTGACGCTCATCCTGCAGGGGCGGGTCGAATACCTGCTGATGCACTACGCCTCGCAGGCGCTCTACGGTGCGCTGCTGTCGAAGGGCGTGCGCATCGTCGAGTACCGCCGCAGTTTCATGCACGCCAAGGCGGCCGTCGTGGACGACGACTGGGCCACGGTCGGCTCCAGCAATATCGATCCGTTCAGCCTGATGCTGGCGCGCGAAGCCAATGTGGTGGTGAGCGACGCCGGCTTCACCCGGGAGCTGCGGCAGAAGTTGCTGCAGGCGGCCAGCCATGGCGGCCGCGAGCTGCGGCATCGACAGTGGAAGAACCGCCCGATGACCGAACGCGTGCTGCGCTGGATGGCCTACGGCATGGTGCGCGTGATGATCGGTCTGGCCGGCGACCTGCTGGCGCGGCGCCGCGCCGGACGCGACACACGGCACAACCTCTGA
- a CDS encoding PepSY domain-containing protein, whose amino-acid sequence MRTRRLLLFMAVPLLAIGVLAAGLFYMPMGLADDDHIRARELSQRGEILSLERISDLAKAVHPGKLIDIDLERKRELWIYEVELLDDRGRVWEMKFDARNGELLKLEQDD is encoded by the coding sequence ATGAGAACCCGACGCCTCCTGCTCTTCATGGCCGTTCCGCTGCTCGCCATCGGTGTGCTCGCCGCCGGCCTGTTCTACATGCCCATGGGCCTCGCCGACGACGATCACATCCGGGCGCGGGAATTGAGCCAGCGTGGCGAAATCCTGTCGCTGGAAAGGATTTCCGATCTCGCGAAGGCGGTGCACCCGGGCAAGCTGATAGACATCGATCTGGAGCGCAAGCGCGAGCTGTGGATCTATGAAGTCGAGCTGCTCGACGATCGGGGCCGCGTGTGGGAAATGAAGTTCGACGCACGCAATGGCGAACTGCTGAAGCTGGAACAGGACGACTGA
- a CDS encoding response regulator transcription factor has protein sequence MRLLLAEDDEALVAGLKPALEQAGYAVDLATDGVLAQLCADAIDYDLVLLDLGLPRRSGVEVLQHWRSSSRSMPVVVLTARDTWQEKVAVLTAGADDYVCKPFHTEELLARLAAVLKRSTSARLAPGPLSVAGLSLDEHEQSVTLGNGERVGLSQIEFRLLRCFMLHPGRVLSQQRLNEHLYDHATEHESNVIEAHLTRLRRKIGRDWIQTRRGQGYVFDPPAEP, from the coding sequence GTGCGACTGCTGCTCGCTGAAGACGACGAAGCGCTCGTTGCCGGGCTCAAGCCGGCGCTGGAACAGGCCGGCTACGCGGTCGATCTGGCGACCGACGGCGTGCTTGCGCAGCTGTGCGCAGACGCGATCGACTACGACCTCGTACTGCTCGACCTGGGTCTGCCGCGGCGCAGCGGCGTCGAGGTGCTGCAGCACTGGCGCAGTTCAAGCAGGTCGATGCCGGTGGTGGTGCTGACGGCGCGTGACACCTGGCAGGAAAAGGTGGCGGTGCTGACCGCCGGCGCCGACGACTATGTGTGCAAACCCTTCCACACCGAAGAGCTGCTGGCCCGTCTGGCGGCCGTGCTCAAGCGCAGCACGTCCGCCAGACTTGCACCGGGGCCGCTGTCGGTCGCCGGCCTGTCGCTCGATGAGCACGAGCAGAGCGTCACATTGGGCAACGGTGAGCGCGTCGGGCTTAGCCAGATCGAATTCCGTCTGCTGCGCTGCTTCATGCTGCATCCCGGGCGCGTGCTGTCGCAGCAGCGCCTGAACGAACACCTCTATGACCACGCCACCGAACACGAAAGCAATGTGATCGAGGCACACCTCACCCGGCTGCGCCGCAAGATCGGCCGTGACTGGATACAGACGCGGCGCGGTCAGGGTTATGTGTTCGACCCGCCTGCCGAACCATGA